In Mastacembelus armatus chromosome 4, fMasArm1.2, whole genome shotgun sequence, the following are encoded in one genomic region:
- the LOC113129250 gene encoding desmoglein-2-like, which produces MVRLGSAVFVLLLLFVRQGVSVVRAKSGDNLVRKRREWVPPPKLLTENVDYTNVVFVAKIHSDYDDGTGNIYYSLEGIGANQYPFHVFRIDPRTGLIRVNQILDREEIDTYSLSGVATFNNGTEAERKIDIRFKVVDQNDNGPVFGPLSVGVVDELSPTGTSVLKVIATDADEPNHENSQIAYTIINQNPSNKMFYISNDGTISVNKPSLDREKVAQYSLTVKAQDLKGKSGGNSATATVTINIRDVNDNPPTLEKDMYEGSIEENTQGVEVMRLKAQDLDLENTENWEAVFDIVKGNEAGYFSIRTDPNTNEGILMLNKAVDYEDVKELDLGIVVQNKAPPHDGSGVNAGAGISFGGGAFGAGGASGASSASGASNASGASGGSSWQSRPTSKTYPVKINVKNQREGAHFDPKVKAIPIPEGGNSINIKDVIARYPALDGDTGKPAQNVMYAKGSDPDNWLSIDPKTAEIKLNKIPDSESTFLVNGTYFTTILCISEDVPAKTATGTIAIQVEDLNDHCPTLTSNIQTMCTTDDAVIVNAKDEDQIPNGPPFDFAIVPEGTQGKWQVEHLNDTAAILRAQESMWPGFYEVEFMVKDQQGQACPEPQKVQVQVCTCEAGVVCGKRGSAAQTSKKVELGSAGIGLLLLGLLLLLLIPLLLLSCHCGSGGGLAGDFAEIPFDTKSHLINYHTEGQGENTEVPLLNTPMQMDGNCFKVIPSNNDNPARVKSDTSVGGINRASDRSGYVGGEMEKMWEGRNQNVSGFYQAAKLESRGTRGGGGGIFDDMALPHDFFTQYYTQKVTGENNSSAVKDSLLVYDYEGHGSTAGSVGCCSLLESENDLQFLDNLGPKFKTLAQVCGGKTISTEVKSTSNPLPSAFINTQTSVSRSMTVPQLPPPPKTEPTISKTAQTVVREVSDHSQMMKGNTTTVKEGMTTVKGGMTTVKDGMANQAQMVLLQQQPVYYTTTPVLQPMHYVVQPQVQNTVLLTEPTTNLQGMVLVNSSQPVPAQGVVVQRQTVMSSRQAQGPGKVLMERSGGAGLHYHNGNLSGSQTMMVLDGELPAGSLKVLKGSQTGLIKGGTLQSGELSGSQSVLVVGGPTSSTGQLVPGERNLSQKNDVTSAQSVLYNTSTTTSVSTVPTYRKVVVKETREIH; this is translated from the exons ATGGTTCGGCTTGGTTCGGCCGTGTTcgtgctgttgctgctgtttgtg CGCCAGGGTGTTTCTGTGGTGAGGGCCAAGTCTGGAGACAATTTggtgagaaaaagaagagaatggGTACCGCCCCCTAAATTACTGACGGAAAATGTAGACTACACCAACGTGGTATTTGTTGCCAAG ATTCATTCAGATTATGATGATGGCACTGGGAATATTTACTACTCCCTGGAAGGAATTGGTGCAAACCAATATCCTTTCCATGTGTTCAGAATCGACCCTAGAACTGGACTGATTCGGGTGAATCAAATACTTGACAGAGAGGAAATTGATACTTATAGT CTGTCAGGTGTTGCGACATTCAATAATggcacagaggcagagagaaaaattgACATACGATTCAAGGTTGTTGATCAGAATGACAACGGTCCAGTGTTTGGACCCCTCAGTGTCGGGGTGGTGGATGAGCTCAGCCCTACAG GCACTTCAGTTTTGAAAGTCATTGCAACTGACGCTGATGAACCAAATCATGAGAACTCCCAGATCGCCTACACCATTATAAATCAGAATCCATCCAATAAAATGTTCTACATATCAAATGATGGGACCATCAGTGTCAATAAGCCTTCCCTGGACAGAGAG AAAGTAGCTCAGTACAGTCTGACAGTGAAAGCTCAAGACCTCAAGGGAAAATCAGGAGGAAACAGTGCAACTGCCACTGTTACCATTAATATCAGAGATGTAAATGACAACCCTCCAACTCTGGAAAAAGACATG TATGAGGGCAGCATTGAAGAGAACACACAGGGTGTGGAGGTGATGAGACTCAAAGCACAGGACCTGGACCTAGAGAACACAGAGAACTGGGAAGCTGTGTTTGACATTGTTAAAGGCAACGAGGCTGGGTACTTCAGCATTAGAACAGACCCCAACACCAATGAGGGCATCCTAATGCTGAACAAG GCTGTGGATTATGAGGATGTGAAGGAACTTGATCTTGGAATAGTTGTGCAAAACAAGGCTCCACCACATGATGGATCTGGCGTAAATGCCGGAGCTGGTATCAGTTTTGGAGGAGGAGCATTTGGCGCTGGCGGTGCAAGTGGTGCAAGCAGTGCAAGTGGAGCAAGTAATGCGAGTGGTGCATCTGGAGGATCATCATGGCAAAGTCGTCCAACATCTAAAACCTATCCAGTCAAAATCAATGTAAAGAATCAGCGTGAGGGGGCACATTTTGATCCCAAAGTCAAAGCTATCCCTATCCCAGAGGGAGGCAATTCTATCAACATTAAAGATGTTATTGCCCGCTACCCAGCACTAGATGGAGACACTGGAAAACCAGCTCAGAATGTCAT GTATGCCAAGGGCTCAGACCCTGACAACTGGCTAAGCATTGACCCGAAGACAGCTGAGATCAAACTGAACAAGATTCCTGACAGTGAATCTACTTTTCTTGTCAATGGGACATATTTCACTACAATACTCTGCATTTCAGAGG atGTGCCTGCTAAAACAGCCACTGGCACCATAGCCATCCAAGTGGAAGACTTAAATGACCACTGTCCCACTCTGACCAGTAATATCCAGACTATGTGTACCACGGATGATGCTGTTATTGTGAATGCTAAAGATGAAGATCAGATCCCTAATGGACCTCCTTTTGACTTTGCCATTGTCCCAGAGGGCACTCAGGGTAAATGGCAGGTGGAGCATCTCAATG ACACTGCAGCTATCCTGAGGGCCCAGGAGTCTATGTGGCCTGGTTTTTATGAAGTGGAGTTCATGGTGAAGGAtcaacagggacaggcctgtcCAGAACCTCAGAAAGTCCAAGTCCAAGTGTGTACCTGTGAGGCTGGAGTGGTGTGTGGAAAACGAGGTTCTGCTGCTCAGACGAGCAAAAAAGTAGAGTTAGGATCTGCAGGAATTGGACTGCTACTCCTGGGCCTGCTGCTCTTACTAC TCATTCCTCTGTTACTGCTCTCCTGCCACTGTGGGAGTGGTGGGGGTCTGGCAGGGGATTTTGCTGAGATACCTTTTGATACCAAATCACACCTCATCAACTACCACACTGAGGGCCAGGGAGAAAACACG GAAGTGCCACTGTTGAACACGCCAATGCAGATGGATGGAAATTGTTTCAAAGTGATTCCAAGTAATAATGACAATCCAGCAAGAGTAAAATCTGACACTTCTGTGGGTGGAATAAATAGGGCCTCCGATCGAAGTGGTTATGTTGGTGGcgaaatggaaaaaatgtggGAAGGTAGAAATCAGAACGTCAGTGGCTTCTACCAGGCTGCCAAGCTCGAGAGCAGAGGaacaagaggaggaggtggaggaatcTTTGATGATATGGCTCTGCCACATGACTTCTTTACACAATACTACACTCAG AAGGTGACTGGTGAAAACAACAGCTCTGCAGTAAAGGATAGTCTGTTGGTTTATGACTATGAGGGCCATGGCTCTACTGCTGGTTCTGTTGGCTGTTGCAGCCTCCTAGAGTCTGAAAATGACCTGCAGTTCCTGGATAACCTCGGACCAAAGTTCAAAACCCTTGCTCAGGTGTGCGGAGGCAAGACCATTTCAACTGAGGTCAAATCCACTTCCAATCCCCTACCAAGTGCCTTTATCAACACTCAGACCTCAGTGTCAAGGTCTATGACTGTCCCACAGCTGCCTCCTCCACCCAAAACAGAGCCCACCATCTCCAAAACTGCGCAGACTGTGGTCAGGGAAGTATCTGATCATTCTCAGATGATGAAGGGAAACACAACCACAGTGAAGGAAGGGATGACAACAGTTAAGGGAGGGATGACTACAGTGAAGGATGGGATGGCAAATCAAGCCCAAATGGTCCTTCTGCAACAGCAGCCTGTCTACTACACCACCACACCTGTGCTGCAGCCGATGCATTACGTAGTCCAACCACAGGTTCAGAACACTGTGCTGCTGACTGAGCCAACCACCAACCTGCAGGGCATGGTACTGGTTAACAGCTCTCAGCCTGTACCTGCCCAGGGTGTGGTTGTTCAGAGACAGACTGTAATGTCCAGCAGACAAGCACAGGGGCCCGGCAAAGTGCTGATGGAGAGGAGCGGAGGTGCAGGGTTGCACTACCACAATGGAAATCTCTCTGGCTCTCAAACCATGATGGTTCTGGATGGCGAGCTCCCTGCAGGGTCACTGAAAGTGTTAAAAGGGAGTCAAACTGGCCTCATTAAGGGAGGCACTCTACAGTCAGGAGAGCTTTCAGGATCTCAGAGCGTCCTGGTGGTTGGAGGTCCAACAAGCAGCACAGGGCAGCTGGTGCCGGGAGAAAGAAATCTGTCCCAGAAGAACGATGTCACTAGTGCTCAAAGCGTCCTCTACAACACTTCCACTACCACATCAGTGAGCACAGTCCCCACTTACCGCAAGGTGGTGGTGAAAGAGACCAGAGAAATTCACTGA